A region of the Thermodesulfobacteriota bacterium genome:
ACGGGAGGAAGCAGGCCCCCGGCGACAAGGCGCGGCTGGACTACGCGGTCGCGCACCACCTCCAGCGGCAGGGGAAGGCGCGGATCCTCCCCGGCACGGAAAAGACGACGAGGAGGTAGCGCGACCGTGGAAGGCGTCATCAAGTGGTTCGACAACGCGAAGGGGTACGGCTTCATCTCCGTGGAAGGTTGGCCGAACGTCTTCTTGCACGTCCACGAGATCCAGACGGATCGATCCCGCCCCCTGGCGGAGGGGGAGCGCGTCCAGTTCGACGTGATGCAGACCCGGCGCGGCCTCAAGGCGGTCAACGTGGACCGCGTGGGCCGCGCGTGAGCGGGTCTCCCTTTACCTCGGGGCCGACCCCCGAGGCGGGGCGGGCCCGAAAGCCTGCCCCATCCTCACCCCAGGGTCTCCTCCCCGGGC
Encoded here:
- a CDS encoding cold shock domain-containing protein, giving the protein MEGVIKWFDNAKGYGFISVEGWPNVFLHVHEIQTDRSRPLAEGERVQFDVMQTRRGLKAVNVDRVGRA